The Fulvia fulva chromosome 6, complete sequence genome includes a window with the following:
- a CDS encoding Carboxypeptidase 2 has product MRTGALLSALVPAAHAVQYGDNHVTVRRDSPQVESNFADPGVQLLSPWVLDNQSWPILRGFHNGTDSPTSHASMDYYLRTLDLRNYWMNYFSAEYLSQEGRSFPYVYLSTSSQPWTSSEPWYTSQPWSQRSNDTRSKVRVWLQGGVHGKEPAGDQAIMAFLGKLDANQTWAASLLHNVDIMILTRYNPDGVSYFQRTLATNYDPNRDHTKLARQQTRDIKKTFSRFAPHVAADMHEYTASALYGGSYLPGADALFSAAKNLNIDEGIRRMSEELFAPAIGASVESYGLRWEPYVTGASSNVTNSTITYYEAGSDAKIGRNAMGLSQAIVFLCETRGIGLADQEFPRRVTTGLAMIEGIVQTASDHAYDVIRVVESGIETFVNSTDSIIVTDGTSRTTRQWTFVEYESGNLVQAPVEFYSSTPTTANLTRQRPEAYLIPRAWTDLVDRLKSSGLEVQKLPYSYRDVVEALTITNATLSSQYYEGTVLSSVTTRSDSIYVELPAGSFWVTTRQKNAALAFVALEPENIDSYVSFNIIPMEVGDEYPIYRVMP; this is encoded by the coding sequence ATGCGTACGGGAGCCTTGCTTTCGGCGTTGGTACCGGCAGCACACGCTGTGCAATACGGCGACAACCATGTCACGGTCCGTCGTGATTCACCCCAGGTCGAGTCCAACTTCGCAGATCCAGGTGTGCAGCTACTGTCGCCATGGGTACTGGACAATCAGAGCTGGCCTATCTTACGAGGCTTCCACAATGGCACTGACTCGCCCACCAGCCATGCATCTATGGATTACTATCTGAGAACGCTCGACCTCCGGAATTACTGGATGAATTATTTTTCAGCAGAGTATCTATCACAAGAGGGTCGAAGTTTCCCTTATGTCTACCTCTCGACATCATCTCAGCCTTGGACTTCATCCGAGCCTTGGTACACCTCGCAGCCCTGGAGCCAGCGAAGTAATGACACACGTAGCAAAGTCCGCGTGTGGCTACAAGGAGGCGTACACGGAAAGGAGCCTGCTGGCGACCAAGCAATCATGGCATTCCTGGGAAAGCTCGATGCCAACCAGACGTGGGCGGCGTCTTTGTTGCATAATGTCGATATTATGATTCTCACTCGATACAATCCCGATGGTGTCTCCTACTTTCAACGGACATTGGCCACCAATTACGACCCGAATCGTGATCACACCAAGCTGGCTCGCCAACAGACTCGCGATATCAAAAAGACGTTCTCCCGATTCGCGCCTCACGTTGCCGCTGATATGCATGAATACACGGCTTCGGCTCTCTATGGAGGCAGCTATCTTCCAGGTGCTGACGCTCTATTTAGTGCGGCGAAGAACCTCAACATCGATGAGGGCATACGCCGAATGTCCGAAGAGCTCTTTGCTCCTGCTATTGGCGCCAGCGTGGAGTCGTACGGTCTCAGGTGGGAGCCATACGTTACTGGCGCGAGCAGCAATGTGACCAATTCAACGATCACATACTACGAGGCTGGAAGTGACGCCAAAATTGGTCGCAATGCCATGGGTCTCAGCCAGGCTATCGTGTTCTTGTGCGAGACTCGTGGTATCGGCCTCGCAGACCAGGAGTTTCCCAGGAGGGTCACCACTGGCTTGGCCATGATCGAAGGGATTGTGCAAACCGCTTCCGATCATGCTTATGACGTTATTCGCGTTGTGGAAAGTGGGATAGAGACCTTTGTCAACAGCACAGACAGCATCATCGTCACTGATGGTACGAGCAGAACTACGAGGCAGTGGACATTCGTGGAGTATGAGAGCGGAAACCTCGTCCAAGCCCCGGTTGAGTTTTACTCATCCACCCCGACCACTGCCAACCTCACCAGACAACGACCTGAAGCATATCTCATTCCTAGAGCCTGGACAGACCTTGTCGATCGGCTCAAATCTTCAGGCCTGGAAGTTCAAAAGTTGCCGTACTCTTACAGAGATGTCGTCGAAGCACTGACGATCACGAACGCAACTCTTTCCAGCCAGTACTACGAGGGTACAGTACTCTCTAGCGTTACGACAAGGTCTGATAGCATCTACGTTGAGCTGCCAGCTGGGAGCTTTTGGGTGACAACCCGGCAGAAAAACGCAGCACTTGCATTTGTGGCGCTGGAACCGGAGAACATCGACTCTTATGTCAGCTTCAACATCATTCCAATGGAGGTTGGAGATGAGTACCCAATCTACAGAGTCATGCCGTGA
- a CDS encoding Putative ankyrin repeat protein, protein MGLPQQPTEHAQSHPDSTTSPQPQPGKPQLPPEALDLASKIFDFAREGKVAELRQYLTAGIPPNLTNHKGDTLIMLAAYHGHLEAVEMLLEKGADMDVLNGRGQSPIAGAVFKGYDEIVKAMAERGADLAAGQPNAIEAARMFHRTEMLRLFRVDEEAS, encoded by the coding sequence ATGGGCCTCCCACAACAACCCACCGAGCATGCCCAGTCTCATCCAGACTCGACCACTTCACCACAACCACAACCCGGCAAACCTCAACTCCCACCGGAAGCCCTCGACCTCGCCAGCAAGATCTTCGACTTCGCCCGCGAAGGCAAGGTCGCCGAGCTCCGGCAGTATCTCACTGCTGGAATACCCCCGAACCTCACCAACCACAAAGGCGACACCTTGATAATGCTCGCCGCATACCACGGACATCTCGAAGCGGTGGAGATGTTGCTCGAAAAAGGTGCAGACATGGACGTACTGAACGGTCGAGGGCAGAGTCCGATAGCTGGCGCGGTATTCAAAGGTTACGATGAAATTGTGAAAGCGATGGCGGAAAGAGGTGCAGATCTGGCTGCAGGACAGCCAAATGCGATTGAGGCGGCGAGGATGTTTCATAGGACGGAGATGTTGAGGTTGTTCAGGGTGGATGAAGAGGCGAGTTGA